One stretch of Pandoraea oxalativorans DNA includes these proteins:
- a CDS encoding Mpo1-like protein: protein MTEGHDPAPASRTFDRFADFYPFYLGEHRNATCRRLHFVGSWGVIAFLVSFAATGNAWWLLAAVVCGYAFAWVGHFFFEKNRPATFRHPVYSLMGDWVMFRDICVGRIEL from the coding sequence ATGACCGAGGGCCATGACCCCGCGCCGGCATCACGAACGTTCGACCGGTTCGCGGACTTTTACCCGTTCTATCTCGGCGAACACAGGAATGCCACTTGCCGCCGCCTGCACTTCGTCGGCTCGTGGGGTGTGATCGCTTTTTTGGTGTCGTTCGCTGCGACGGGCAATGCGTGGTGGCTGCTCGCAGCAGTCGTCTGTGGTTATGCGTTCGCGTGGGTCGGGCATTTCTTCTTCGAGAAGAACCGGCCCGCCACGTTTCGGCATCCCGTCTACAGCCTGATGGGCGATTGGGTGATGTTTCGCGACATCTGCGTCGGTCGCATCGAGCTTTAG
- a CDS encoding YihY family inner membrane protein: MFKLSRINWNNVRQLLRYALARVQDDRIPQVAGSLTFTSILSIVPLFAVTFALFTAFPIFNSFRDALQGFLLEHLMPESVNAQIFNYLNQFASKATSLTAFGLIGLLVTSVLTLMTIESAFNVIWRVPRPRPLAQRLLIYWSLLTLGPLLFGVSLSISSYVFTQSMSLVSTLPPAVASLLSLIPLALTSVAFMLMYVYMPNCKVDWRDALVGGVVAALAFDLTKRGFGMYIRQFPSYTAVYGAFAAVPIFLLWIYLSWLVALVGATITSVLPALRLGHFQYPRFPGSDLLDGLTLIHLLNQDREAGGGGYTTQQLARTMRTSLEHANELLCRLERMGWVGRMTMQPPAERWLLLANPRTTTLSPLVAQLALNVDELARQMERHALDGAHVADILREGKWDVPLADALPRDPSSPGADASDVQDVSDVSDVSDVSDVSDEGDARADTRRGGDTPSTQGVRRWRPAPGKR, translated from the coding sequence TTGTTCAAACTGTCCCGCATCAACTGGAATAACGTTCGCCAACTGCTGAGGTACGCGCTTGCGCGGGTACAGGACGACCGGATTCCCCAAGTGGCGGGCAGTCTGACGTTCACCTCGATTCTGTCGATCGTTCCCTTGTTCGCCGTGACATTCGCCTTGTTCACGGCCTTCCCGATTTTCAACTCGTTTCGCGACGCGCTCCAGGGCTTTCTGCTCGAACACCTGATGCCCGAGAGCGTCAACGCGCAGATATTCAATTACCTCAATCAGTTCGCCTCGAAAGCGACGAGCCTGACGGCGTTCGGTCTGATCGGTTTGCTCGTAACTTCTGTGCTGACCTTGATGACGATCGAGTCGGCGTTCAACGTCATCTGGCGCGTGCCGCGCCCGCGTCCATTGGCCCAGCGTCTGCTCATTTACTGGAGCCTGCTGACGCTCGGGCCGCTGCTGTTCGGTGTGAGTCTGTCGATCAGTTCCTACGTCTTCACGCAATCGATGTCGCTGGTGAGCACCTTGCCACCTGCCGTGGCGTCGCTGCTCAGTCTGATTCCGCTGGCACTCACGAGCGTGGCGTTCATGCTGATGTACGTCTACATGCCGAACTGCAAGGTCGACTGGCGCGACGCACTGGTGGGCGGCGTGGTGGCGGCGCTGGCGTTCGATCTGACCAAGCGCGGCTTCGGCATGTACATCCGTCAGTTCCCGTCCTACACGGCGGTGTACGGGGCCTTCGCGGCCGTGCCGATCTTCCTGCTCTGGATCTACCTGTCGTGGCTCGTCGCACTGGTCGGCGCGACGATTACGTCGGTCCTCCCCGCGTTGCGCCTTGGACATTTTCAGTATCCGCGCTTTCCCGGCAGCGATTTGCTCGACGGCCTGACACTCATCCATCTGCTCAATCAGGATCGCGAAGCCGGTGGCGGGGGGTACACGACGCAGCAACTGGCGCGCACCATGCGCACGAGTCTCGAACACGCCAACGAGCTGCTGTGCCGCCTCGAACGCATGGGTTGGGTCGGACGCATGACCATGCAACCGCCCGCCGAGCGCTGGCTGCTGCTCGCGAACCCACGGACGACGACCTTGTCGCCGCTCGTTGCCCAACTGGCGCTCAACGTCGACGAACTGGCCCGGCAGATGGAGCGTCATGCGCTGGACGGCGCGCACGTGGCCGATATCCTGCGCGAAGGGAAGTGGGACGTGCCGCTCGCCGACGCGCTGCCGCGCGATCCATCGTCACCCGGTGCGGACGCGTCGGATGTACAGGACGTATCGGACGTATCGGACGTCTCGGACGTCTCGGACGTCTCGGACGAGGGCGACGCCAGGGCCGACACCCGCCGGGGGGGCGACACGCCTTCGACGCAGGGTGTGCGGCGCTGGCGTCCCGCGCCGGGCAAGCGCTAA
- the wrbA gene encoding NAD(P)H:quinone oxidoreductase, producing MTEILVLYYSRHGTTAQLAQCIAAGIDSVPGAQARVRTVPAVSTVCEASAPDIPDSGPPYVELRDLEECAGLALGSPTRFGNMAAALKYFLDGTTPQWLSGALAGKPACVFTSSASLHGGQESTLLSMMIPLLHHGMLLMGLPYTEPALSSTRTGGSPYGATHFAHDGNPLSADERQLASALGARLARAACKLAE from the coding sequence ATGACTGAAATCCTCGTCTTGTACTACAGTCGTCACGGCACGACCGCACAACTCGCCCAATGCATTGCTGCCGGAATCGACAGCGTACCCGGCGCGCAGGCCCGAGTGCGCACTGTGCCCGCCGTGTCGACGGTATGTGAAGCCAGCGCACCGGACATCCCGGACAGCGGCCCGCCGTACGTCGAATTGCGCGATCTGGAGGAGTGCGCGGGTCTCGCGCTCGGTTCGCCGACCCGCTTCGGTAATATGGCCGCCGCGCTGAAGTACTTTCTCGACGGCACCACGCCCCAGTGGTTGTCCGGCGCGCTCGCTGGCAAACCCGCGTGCGTGTTCACGTCCAGCGCCAGCCTCCACGGCGGACAGGAAAGCACGTTGTTGTCAATGATGATTCCGTTGCTGCATCACGGCATGCTGCTCATGGGGCTCCCGTACACCGAACCTGCGCTCTCGAGCACGCGCACTGGCGGTTCACCCTACGGCGCGACGCACTTCGCGCACGACGGCAACCCGCTCTCGGCAGACGAACGTCAGTTGGCCTCGGCACTCGGAGCAAGACTCGCACGCGCCGCGTGCAAGCTGGCAGAATGA
- a CDS encoding DUF2069 domain-containing protein: MTATPPDRQPDFPRDNAPHGDVRPAPTPGDAQALRRVSIASLLALIALSVAWELWLAPLRPGGSWLVLKALLLLLPLRGVLRGNLYTLQWSSMFILLFLAEGVVRGMSDTGPSATLAWIETALSLVFFFATVFYLRPFKRAAKARAAAAR, encoded by the coding sequence ATGACTGCCACACCGCCCGACCGTCAGCCCGACTTCCCGCGTGACAATGCCCCGCATGGCGATGTCCGTCCGGCACCCACGCCGGGTGACGCTCAGGCATTGCGGCGGGTGAGCATAGCCAGCTTGCTGGCACTGATCGCGTTGTCGGTGGCGTGGGAGTTGTGGCTGGCGCCGCTGCGTCCGGGCGGTTCGTGGCTGGTGCTCAAGGCGTTGCTCTTGCTCCTGCCGCTGCGTGGCGTATTGCGCGGCAATTTGTATACGCTTCAGTGGTCGAGCATGTTCATTCTGCTCTTCCTCGCAGAAGGCGTGGTGCGTGGCATGAGCGATACAGGCCCGTCTGCCACGCTTGCCTGGATCGAGACAGCGCTGTCGCTGGTCTTTTTCTTCGCGACCGTCTTTTATCTGCGGCCCTTCAAGCGCGCTGCGAAAGCCCGGGCGGCAGCGGCGCGCTAG
- a CDS encoding FAD-binding oxidoreductase: MNQAQFLTACRDLLGRDHVLTERADTDAYLTDQRKRYVGNALAVLRPADAAQTAALVRLCVAHGVPMVPQGGNTGLAGGATPDVSGHQVVISLRRLDRIRQVDADNLTLTAEAGCLLANVQAAAAAVERLFPLSLAAEGSCTIGGNLATNAGGTAVLRYGNARELCLGLEVVTPQGELWDGLRGLRKDNTGYDLRDVFIGAEGTLGLITAATLKLFAQPAARMTALAALDSPADALALLTLAQRMAGPLLTGFELMSDFCLQLVAQVFTSQRYPFSQPYAQSVLLELSDNESEAHARDLLERALNTAIERGIVRDAIVASSLAQSNALWHLRESIPLAQSATGLNIKHDIAVPVSQVPAFIAATDPIVQRIAPGARMVTFGHLGDGNLHYNVMAPDGIDPAAFLKQYQTPVTAAVHDSVHAHRGTISAEHGLGQFKRDAAAHYKSPVEIALMRALKSAFDPLGLMNPGKVLPD, from the coding sequence ATGAATCAAGCCCAATTCCTCACTGCCTGCCGCGACCTGCTCGGTCGCGATCACGTGCTGACCGAGCGCGCCGACACCGATGCTTACCTCACCGACCAGCGCAAACGGTACGTTGGCAATGCGCTTGCCGTCCTACGCCCCGCCGACGCCGCCCAGACCGCCGCGCTCGTGCGCCTGTGCGTCGCCCACGGCGTGCCGATGGTGCCGCAAGGGGGAAACACCGGCTTGGCCGGTGGCGCAACACCCGACGTCAGCGGGCATCAGGTCGTGATCAGTCTGCGACGCCTCGATCGCATCCGTCAGGTGGACGCCGATAACCTGACGCTCACCGCCGAAGCCGGGTGCCTCCTCGCGAATGTGCAGGCCGCTGCGGCCGCAGTCGAGCGCCTGTTTCCGCTGAGCCTTGCGGCCGAAGGCAGTTGCACCATCGGCGGCAATCTGGCGACGAACGCGGGCGGCACGGCGGTGCTGCGGTACGGCAACGCGCGCGAACTGTGTCTGGGTCTGGAAGTCGTCACGCCGCAGGGCGAGTTGTGGGACGGTCTGCGCGGTCTGCGCAAGGACAACACCGGATACGATCTGCGCGATGTGTTCATCGGCGCGGAAGGCACGCTCGGCCTGATCACGGCGGCCACGCTCAAGCTCTTCGCGCAACCCGCCGCGCGCATGACGGCGCTCGCCGCACTCGACAGCCCGGCCGACGCGCTCGCTCTGCTGACCCTTGCGCAGCGCATGGCCGGGCCGTTGCTCACGGGCTTCGAACTCATGTCCGATTTCTGTCTGCAACTCGTCGCTCAGGTCTTCACGTCGCAACGCTATCCGTTCTCGCAGCCCTACGCGCAGTCGGTACTGCTCGAACTGTCCGACAACGAGAGCGAGGCGCACGCGCGCGACCTGCTGGAACGGGCACTGAATACCGCCATCGAGCGGGGCATCGTGCGCGACGCCATCGTCGCCAGCAGCCTCGCTCAGTCGAATGCGCTCTGGCATCTGCGCGAGAGCATTCCGTTGGCGCAATCGGCGACAGGCCTCAACATCAAGCACGACATCGCTGTGCCCGTCTCACAAGTGCCAGCGTTCATCGCAGCAACCGATCCCATCGTGCAGCGCATTGCGCCAGGTGCGCGGATGGTGACGTTCGGCCATCTCGGCGACGGAAATCTGCACTACAACGTGATGGCGCCCGACGGCATCGACCCGGCCGCTTTCCTCAAGCAGTATCAGACGCCTGTCACCGCCGCCGTCCATGACAGCGTGCATGCGCATCGCGGCACGATCAGCGCCGAGCATGGCCTCGGGCAGTTCAAGCGCGACGCGGCCGCTCATTACAAATCGCCCGTGGAAATCGCGCTGATGCGCGCGCTCAAGTCGGCGTTCGATCCGCTCGGGCTGATGAACCCCGGCAAAGTGCTGCCCGACTGA
- a CDS encoding MerR family transcriptional regulator → MPADLSSTAPGGATADDASLLTVGQAAAALGVTARTLKYYEELNLVVPARSGGRYRMYTPADLETFGRILRMRSLGFSIAAITEMLKRPRRMVEAGKSRMNEEDLQVVRDALTSQLDTLRERTAQVRRELRDAETLEAQIRHDLRYIEQRLQGVPADDLLAERAAKVRKTSSSH, encoded by the coding sequence ATGCCCGCAGATCTCTCATCGACAGCCCCCGGTGGCGCCACGGCGGACGATGCCTCGCTGCTGACCGTCGGTCAGGCGGCGGCCGCGCTCGGCGTCACGGCGCGCACCTTGAAGTATTACGAGGAACTGAACCTCGTCGTCCCCGCCCGTAGCGGCGGACGCTACCGCATGTACACGCCCGCCGATCTCGAAACGTTCGGCCGCATCCTGCGCATGCGCTCGCTCGGCTTCTCGATTGCCGCGATCACCGAAATGCTCAAGCGGCCGCGTCGCATGGTCGAAGCGGGCAAATCGCGCATGAACGAGGAAGATCTGCAGGTCGTGCGGGACGCACTCACCTCGCAACTCGACACGCTGCGCGAGCGCACCGCGCAGGTGCGTCGCGAATTGCGCGATGCCGAGACGCTGGAAGCCCAGATCCGCCACGACCTTCGCTACATCGAACAACGCCTTCAGGGCGTACCGGCCGACGACTTGCTGGCCGAGCGCGCCGCCAAAGTGCGCAAAACGTCCTCGTCGCACTGA
- a CDS encoding MFS transporter has protein sequence MPPAVPPTSSTAPPSPPPAGNTGGADPLRPMRVEAYRYALGLIPGLEFFENALLVYFAVYVSGGVDASPKEFVWMTTAYGIASVLAILKQQWFVERIGYRRYLTGSLLLYACGAVLAGTSEGVTQLVIARACQGFCAGSWMSSCRILAQVSVPAERRGKTVRTFALLLFTGSAAAPLIGGLLVSEYTWRTLFLCTAPPAVLLAGLAWFAIPDVGRLRDRASGGSYPFAPFMAFALAMGAFQVVLQEMRYTLWLQTPLLPLLTVVGVGALVWFGYHQWQHPAPFIRLQPLRRREFQVGLLLYAAYYYLANTQSYLMPRLLEQGFGFTVERTGQLLGYSALLTVILLLAYFRVAKFIANKKLLIVSGFLMTIATSMWLGAMPPDAGQSQLYGVLALKAVFGIFTVLPVANLTFRTFDHESFVHGYRLKNILRQLSGSFAVSTIVAFEQHREALHRTRLTEVANPYNPIFTQTLESLANALTHAGVAASQAQGAALAQIARMIERQASFLSFIDGFHFIAIVALCGAIFAAIQKQLN, from the coding sequence ATGCCTCCCGCCGTGCCGCCGACCTCGTCTACCGCACCACCAAGCCCTCCGCCTGCGGGCAACACTGGTGGCGCGGACCCGCTGCGTCCCATGCGCGTCGAGGCCTATCGTTACGCCCTCGGCCTGATCCCCGGACTGGAGTTCTTCGAGAACGCGCTCCTCGTGTATTTCGCCGTGTATGTTTCCGGCGGCGTCGATGCGTCTCCCAAAGAATTCGTATGGATGACGACGGCGTATGGCATCGCCTCCGTACTCGCCATTCTCAAGCAACAGTGGTTCGTCGAGCGCATCGGCTACCGCCGTTATCTGACGGGCTCGCTGCTGCTTTACGCTTGCGGCGCCGTGCTGGCGGGCACCAGCGAAGGCGTGACGCAACTCGTGATCGCACGCGCGTGTCAGGGCTTTTGCGCCGGCAGCTGGATGAGCTCATGCCGGATCCTCGCGCAAGTGAGCGTGCCCGCCGAGCGTCGCGGCAAAACGGTCCGGACCTTTGCCTTGCTGCTGTTCACCGGCTCGGCGGCGGCGCCGCTCATCGGCGGCCTGCTGGTCTCCGAATACACCTGGCGCACGCTCTTCCTGTGCACCGCACCGCCGGCCGTACTGCTCGCCGGTCTTGCATGGTTCGCCATCCCGGACGTCGGCCGCCTGCGCGACCGCGCGAGTGGCGGCAGCTATCCGTTCGCACCGTTCATGGCCTTTGCCCTCGCGATGGGCGCATTTCAGGTCGTGCTTCAGGAGATGCGTTACACACTGTGGCTGCAAACGCCCCTGTTGCCGTTGCTCACCGTCGTGGGCGTGGGCGCGCTGGTGTGGTTCGGCTATCACCAATGGCAACATCCTGCGCCGTTCATCCGTTTGCAGCCGTTACGTCGACGCGAGTTCCAGGTCGGACTCCTGCTCTACGCGGCTTACTACTATCTGGCGAACACGCAAAGCTATCTGATGCCTCGGTTGCTGGAGCAGGGGTTCGGCTTCACGGTCGAGCGCACAGGGCAACTGCTCGGCTACTCCGCGCTACTCACCGTCATCCTGCTGCTCGCCTATTTCCGTGTAGCGAAGTTCATCGCGAACAAGAAGCTGCTGATCGTGAGCGGTTTTCTGATGACGATCGCGACCAGCATGTGGCTCGGCGCCATGCCACCGGACGCAGGACAGTCGCAGCTCTACGGCGTGCTCGCACTCAAGGCCGTGTTCGGCATCTTCACCGTGCTGCCGGTGGCAAACCTCACATTCCGCACCTTCGATCACGAGAGCTTCGTGCACGGATATCGCCTCAAGAACATTCTCCGTCAGCTCTCCGGCTCGTTCGCCGTCTCCACCATCGTCGCGTTCGAGCAGCATCGGGAAGCCCTGCATCGCACCCGGCTCACAGAAGTGGCCAATCCCTACAATCCGATCTTTACGCAGACCCTGGAATCGCTCGCGAATGCGCTCACGCATGCGGGCGTTGCCGCTTCGCAGGCACAAGGTGCGGCACTCGCACAGATCGCCCGGATGATCGAGCGGCAGGCGTCGTTTCTCTCGTTCATCGACGGCTTTCACTTCATTGCCATCGTGGCATTGTGCGGTGCGATTTTTGCGGCAATTCAGAAGCAGCTAAATTAG
- a CDS encoding zinc-dependent peptidase: MLKTLFARLGLSQQTTSIEDDVWHEVVSALPFLSRRSAADLEKLRARAADFLASKHFSTAHDLPLTQAMCVSVAAQACLPILHLPPALYRGWTGIVLYPGEFLIRKTVQDEAGVVHDVEQEASGEAWEGGPVVLSWQDVQASDVLAYNVVIHEFVHKIDMEGGEADGVPPMLRRLHGDLTSETWCDVFDPAYEAFCHHVANVPDAQWDAFASTSLLDPYATEHESEFFAVCAEAFFVAPEAFQREYPALYMLFSRYFLQDPAAQTASAPDAAVTTPEAPAATL, encoded by the coding sequence ATGCTCAAGACCCTGTTTGCCCGCCTGGGACTTTCCCAACAGACCACCTCCATTGAAGACGACGTCTGGCACGAGGTCGTCAGCGCCTTGCCGTTCCTTTCCCGACGCAGCGCCGCCGATCTGGAAAAACTGCGCGCACGGGCGGCCGACTTTCTGGCCAGCAAGCATTTCTCGACGGCACACGACCTGCCGCTGACGCAGGCCATGTGCGTCTCGGTCGCCGCGCAGGCTTGTCTTCCGATCCTGCATCTGCCGCCGGCGCTGTATCGCGGATGGACCGGCATCGTGCTTTACCCCGGCGAATTCCTGATTCGCAAGACGGTTCAGGATGAAGCGGGCGTCGTGCACGACGTCGAACAGGAAGCCAGCGGCGAAGCATGGGAAGGTGGCCCGGTGGTGCTGTCGTGGCAGGACGTTCAGGCAAGCGACGTGCTGGCGTACAACGTCGTGATTCACGAGTTCGTCCACAAGATCGATATGGAAGGCGGGGAAGCGGACGGCGTGCCGCCCATGCTGCGCCGCCTTCATGGCGACCTGACCTCCGAGACATGGTGCGATGTGTTCGACCCGGCGTACGAGGCGTTCTGCCACCACGTGGCGAACGTGCCCGACGCGCAATGGGACGCCTTCGCCTCGACGTCCTTGCTCGATCCTTACGCGACGGAACACGAGTCGGAGTTCTTCGCCGTCTGCGCAGAGGCGTTCTTCGTCGCCCCCGAGGCTTTCCAGCGCGAGTACCCAGCCCTGTACATGCTCTTTTCGCGCTATTTCCTGCAAGATCCCGCCGCCCAGACGGCATCTGCGCCGGACGCCGCCGTCACCACACCGGAGGCACCCGCCGCAACCCTATGA
- a CDS encoding type B 50S ribosomal protein L31 → MKEGIHPNYREVLFRDMTPGVDFQFVSRSTINTKETAEFEGKEYPLVKLDTSSASHNFYTNETRIMDTEGRVDKFRKKFGARASGKAA, encoded by the coding sequence ATGAAAGAAGGCATTCACCCGAATTACCGCGAAGTCCTGTTCCGCGACATGACGCCGGGCGTCGACTTCCAGTTCGTCTCGCGTTCGACGATCAACACGAAGGAAACGGCCGAGTTCGAAGGCAAAGAGTACCCGCTCGTGAAGCTGGATACGTCGTCGGCATCGCACAACTTCTACACCAACGAAACGCGCATCATGGATACTGAAGGTCGCGTGGACAAGTTCCGCAAGAAGTTCGGTGCTCGTGCCAGCGGCAAGGCAGCGTAA
- a CDS encoding ArnT family glycosyltransferase, whose amino-acid sequence MKRVRITASATSALPRSLLIAICVIYVLAGLFGRDPWKNEDAAGFGIMWTMAHGHLSDWLLPNIAGKPIYDNGPLVSWLGALSIRAFSWLDAPDAARIVTGLCFYITCTFIWYGTYLLGRRPEVQPFKYAFGGEPEPRDYGRTLADGALLILLACFGLAERGHETTATVGQLTLISMAIYGLVRSLDKPRQGAVRFGLALGGMALASSPLMTLSLWLAGMIAAVVCRALPLRMLLLVSTPITLLIACTWPLAALKFADGARRWLGEWADIGMDAFSGPTIASLSYIAKNLALFAWPAWPLAAWSLYSWRGMRRAPHIAISLIFAITILVLIVLQAHQGNQLFMLALPALSIIAAFGLPTLKRGTVNAIDWFAVLSFTVLAGFVWIVWLAGITGFPASTARNLRRLVPGFNPEFSWITLISALIVTGAWVALVAWRVSRSPKVLWRSVVLSSGGTTLMWVLLMTLWLPVVNYGRTYRDVAAQIASHLPADYTCIRTARVGDAQLASFAYFGKMRFGSADDDCDVLLRQDSQDYSEPLSLAPYEWRQLWEGRRAADRDERFRLYVLQERPWRRAARPR is encoded by the coding sequence ATGAAACGAGTTCGCATCACCGCCTCCGCCACCAGCGCGCTACCGCGTTCGCTGTTAATCGCCATTTGCGTCATCTATGTGCTGGCAGGGTTGTTCGGTCGCGATCCGTGGAAAAACGAAGACGCTGCCGGATTCGGCATCATGTGGACGATGGCGCACGGTCATCTGTCCGACTGGTTGTTGCCGAACATCGCAGGCAAACCGATTTACGACAACGGCCCGCTCGTCTCGTGGCTCGGCGCACTGTCCATCCGCGCCTTCTCGTGGCTCGATGCACCCGACGCCGCCCGCATCGTCACGGGCCTTTGCTTCTACATCACCTGCACGTTCATCTGGTACGGCACCTATCTGCTTGGCCGCCGCCCGGAAGTGCAACCGTTCAAATACGCTTTCGGCGGTGAACCGGAACCGCGCGACTACGGACGCACGCTCGCGGATGGCGCGTTGCTGATTCTGCTGGCGTGCTTCGGCCTGGCCGAACGCGGTCACGAAACGACCGCCACCGTGGGGCAGCTCACGCTGATCTCGATGGCGATCTACGGCCTCGTGCGCAGTCTGGACAAACCGCGTCAGGGTGCCGTGAGGTTCGGTCTGGCACTTGGCGGGATGGCGCTGGCGTCGTCCCCATTGATGACACTCTCGCTGTGGCTCGCGGGCATGATCGCGGCAGTCGTGTGCCGCGCGCTTCCGCTGCGCATGCTGTTGCTCGTCTCCACCCCGATCACGCTGCTCATCGCCTGCACCTGGCCCCTCGCAGCGCTGAAATTCGCCGACGGTGCACGCCGCTGGCTCGGCGAGTGGGCCGATATCGGGATGGACGCCTTCAGTGGTCCCACGATCGCCTCGCTGAGCTACATCGCCAAGAACCTGGCGCTGTTTGCGTGGCCTGCCTGGCCGCTCGCTGCATGGTCGCTGTACTCCTGGCGCGGCATGCGACGCGCCCCGCACATTGCGATCTCTCTTATCTTCGCCATCACGATCCTGGTGCTGATCGTGCTGCAAGCGCATCAGGGCAATCAGCTCTTCATGCTGGCCCTGCCTGCACTCTCGATCATCGCCGCCTTCGGTCTGCCGACGCTCAAGCGCGGCACCGTCAACGCCATCGACTGGTTCGCCGTGCTGTCGTTTACCGTGCTGGCCGGCTTCGTGTGGATCGTCTGGCTTGCAGGCATTACCGGCTTCCCGGCATCGACGGCACGCAACCTGCGGCGCCTGGTGCCCGGTTTCAATCCGGAGTTCAGCTGGATCACGCTGATCAGTGCGCTGATCGTCACGGGCGCCTGGGTGGCGCTGGTGGCATGGCGCGTGTCGCGCAGCCCGAAGGTGCTGTGGCGCAGCGTGGTGCTGTCCTCCGGCGGCACGACACTGATGTGGGTGTTGCTCATGACGCTCTGGCTGCCGGTCGTCAATTACGGCAGAACGTATCGCGACGTGGCAGCGCAGATTGCGTCCCATCTCCCAGCGGACTACACGTGCATTCGCACGGCACGGGTGGGCGATGCCCAGCTCGCGTCGTTCGCCTACTTCGGCAAGATGCGCTTCGGTTCGGCCGACGACGATTGCGACGTGCTGCTGCGTCAAGACTCCCAGGACTACAGCGAACCGCTCTCGCTCGCGCCCTACGAGTGGCGTCAACTGTGGGAAGGCCGTCGCGCAGCCGACCGTGACGAACGCTTCCGTCTTTACGTCCTGCAAGAGCGCCCGTGGCGTCGCGCGGCGCGTCCGCGCTAA
- a CDS encoding MATE family efflux transporter: MWHDIKRIAALAWPVLIGQLAVIAFGVMDTAMVGRASAFDLASLALGGSIYITVYVGLMGILVALSPIAAQLYGAGERIAIGEEVRQTFWLALFLAVPGFLVLSHPQFILRLSEATPELEARATAYLHILAYGLPAAMLFRVYSSLSTAVAQPRIVMMIQVTGLVLKVPLNLALIYGVDRLGIPALGSTGCAIATTAINWVSCGLGLLLMARHPKLREFGVFTKFCWPQWQAIRALLKLGVPMGLSYLIEVTAYSFMAIFIARLGDVTLAGHQIAANLGALMYMLPMSIGIATATLTAQAIGSRDYQAAQRVGRRGVELAGTLGLLVALLMWLGRPLVLAAYTSDPLVAAVTAPLLTIVAVYHVFDALQVNAVFVLRAWKVAVVPTVIYALSLWGVGLGGGYVLGFDVGGLSPAWLHGATGFWAANSASVAVAAIGLLMYLRWVVHVKGMATSATNAQA; encoded by the coding sequence ATGTGGCACGACATCAAACGCATTGCCGCGCTGGCATGGCCGGTGCTGATCGGCCAGTTGGCGGTCATCGCCTTCGGGGTGATGGACACCGCCATGGTCGGCCGCGCCTCCGCCTTCGACCTCGCGTCGCTGGCGCTCGGTGGCTCGATCTACATCACCGTGTACGTCGGCCTGATGGGCATTCTCGTCGCCCTCTCGCCCATCGCCGCACAGCTTTACGGCGCGGGTGAGCGCATCGCCATCGGCGAGGAAGTGCGTCAGACGTTCTGGCTCGCCCTGTTCCTCGCGGTGCCCGGCTTCCTCGTCCTGTCGCATCCGCAATTCATCCTGCGACTCTCCGAAGCGACGCCTGAACTCGAAGCCCGTGCGACCGCCTATTTGCATATCCTCGCGTACGGCTTGCCTGCCGCCATGCTGTTCCGCGTGTACTCGTCGCTCTCGACGGCCGTGGCGCAACCGCGCATCGTCATGATGATTCAGGTGACGGGGCTGGTGCTGAAGGTACCGCTCAACCTCGCGCTGATCTATGGCGTGGATCGACTGGGTATCCCGGCGCTGGGCAGTACCGGGTGCGCCATCGCCACGACCGCTATCAACTGGGTCTCCTGCGGTCTCGGGCTGCTGCTGATGGCGCGGCATCCGAAGCTGCGCGAATTCGGCGTCTTCACGAAGTTCTGCTGGCCACAGTGGCAAGCGATTCGCGCACTGCTCAAACTCGGCGTGCCGATGGGTTTGAGTTACCTGATCGAAGTCACGGCGTATTCGTTCATGGCGATCTTCATTGCCCGACTGGGGGACGTGACGCTTGCCGGCCATCAGATCGCCGCGAACCTCGGTGCGCTCATGTACATGCTGCCGATGTCGATCGGCATCGCAACCGCAACGCTCACCGCGCAGGCGATCGGTTCGCGCGACTACCAGGCGGCGCAACGGGTCGGACGGCGTGGCGTCGAGCTGGCCGGGACGTTGGGATTGCTCGTGGCCCTGCTGATGTGGCTCGGCCGCCCGCTGGTCCTTGCCGCCTACACATCGGACCCGCTGGTCGCCGCCGTGACCGCGCCGCTGCTGACCATCGTCGCTGTCTATCACGTCTTCGACGCCCTTCAGGTGAACGCCGTCTTCGTCTTGCGTGCATGGAAAGTCGCGGTCGTACCGACCGTCATCTACGCCCTGTCGCTATGGGGCGTGGGCTTGGGCGGCGGATACGTGCTCGGCTTCGACGTCGGCGGCCTCTCGCCCGCCTGGCTTCACGGGGCTACCGGCTTCTGGGCCGCCAACAGCGCAAGCGTTGCGGTCGCCGCTATCGGATTGCTGATGTATCTGCGTTGGGTCGTGCATGTCAAAGGCATGGCGACGTCCGCGACAAACGCGCAGGCCTGA